In Silene latifolia isolate original U9 population chromosome 3, ASM4854445v1, whole genome shotgun sequence, a single window of DNA contains:
- the LOC141647644 gene encoding uncharacterized protein LOC141647644 isoform X1 gives MSNVMDLNASPLPEDDEGYFEQHSAEDVMPHGRESSVETLHREREERRRRMRSDLVDDRPVRKNRPLDQDEGPQLKKFKSDRNKLPSGWLDCPNFGQEIAFTIPSKVPLDESFNDCIPAGKRYSFRQVPLQGENFKVGMVVDLTNTNRYYSTSDFKKQGVKYLKIRCQGRDAVPDNEAVNTFVFEILKLKKFQVAQYLSNQPKQQPKKHVFVHCTHGHNRTGYMIVNYLMRTQQATSVTEAIQRFSKSRPPGIYKQDYIDSLYAFYHEPKPELVVCPPTPEWKRSSDFDLNGEALPEDDDGVPYAPINEKQENIVLMTNDNVLGDKIPDEQELQLRRLCLNMLRLRAPTRGSSQFPGSHPVSLDRENLQLLRQRYYYATWKADGTRYMLLLSADGCYLVDRSFKFRRVQMRFPCKNRNECHHFTLLDGEMIIDTIGPEKQERRYLIYDLIALNRVSMIERPFCERWKMIDKEIIEPRYHDREHRKAPYRYDLEPFRVRRKDFWLLSTARKLLKDFIPKLSHDADGLIFQGWDDPYVPRTHEGLLKWKYPEMNSVDFLFEIREDGAECLYLHEGGKKRLMDNDGVVFGDAFEPSSSYSGKIIECSWDSEENVWVCMRVRVDKSTPNEFNTYRKVMKSIKDNITEEVLLNEIDEIISLPMYADRIQIDSRSQKKGKQPPKKM, from the exons ATGAGTAATGTGATGGACTTGAATGCCTCACCGTTGCCTGAAGATGACGAAGGGTACTTTGAACAACATTCAGCAGAAGATGTTATGCCACATGGTCGTGAGTCATCCGTTGAAACCTTACATCGG GAGCGGGAAGAAAGACGACGGCGCATGAGGAGTGATCTGGTAGATGATAGGCCAGTGAGAAAAAATCGGCCTCTGGATCAGGATGAAGGGCCCCAATTAAAAAAGTTTAAATCTGACAGGAACAAGCTTCCTTCTG GTTGGCTGGATTGTCCAAACTTTGGTCAGGAAATTGCTTTTACTATCCCATCTAAAGTTCCGCTTGATGAATCGTTTAATGATTGTATCCCTGCTGGTAAAAGATATTCATTCCGTCAAGTGCCGTTACAAGGGGAAAATTTTAAA GTTGGTATGGTGGTGGACTTGACCAATACGAATCGATATTACTCAACGAGCGACTTTAAGAAACAAGGTGTTAAATATCTGAAG ATTCGCTGCCAAGGGCGTGATGCTGTGCCTGATAATGAAGCTGTAAATACTTTTGTTTTTGAG ATCTTAAAGTTGAAGAAATTTCAGGTTGCACAATATTTATCCAATCAACCTAAGCAGCAGCCGAAGAAGCATGTGTTCGTTCATTGTACACATGGCCACAATCGTACTGGTTACATGATAGTTAATTATCTGATGCGAACACAGCAAGCTACTTCAGTGACCGAG GCTATACAAAGGTTTTCGAAATCGCGTCCGCCAGGAATCTACAAACAGGACTACATTGATTCATTATATGCTTTTTATCATGAACCCAAACCAGAATTGGTTGTCTGCCCTCCTACCCCGGAGTGGAAGAGATCCTCTGACTTTGATCTAAATGGTGAAGCTCTTCCAGAAGATGACGATGGTGTTCCTTACGCTCCTATCAAT GAGAAGCAGGAAAACATTGTTTTGATGACCAACGACAATGTTTTGGGAGATAAAATACCTGATGAACAAGAACTCCAATTGCGTAGATTATGCTTGAATATGCTACGGCTACGTGCGCCT aCAAGAGGGAGTTCACAATTTCCAGGGTCTCATCCAGTGTCACTTGACAG AGAAAACCTGCAGCTTCTGAGACAGCGTTATTACTATGCTACATGGAAAGCTGATGGCACAAGATATATGCTGCTGCTATCTGCTGATGGCTGTTACCTGGTAGATAGAAGTTTCAAATTTCGCAGGGTACAAATGAGATTTCCTTGCAAAAATCGGAATGAG TGTCACCATTTTACATTGCTCGATGGAGAAATGATCATTGATACCATAGGCCCTGAGAAGCAGGAGAGGAGATACCTGATCTATGACCTGATTGCATTAAATCGAGTATCCATGATTGAG CGGCCATTTTGTGAACGTTGGAAGATGATTGATAAAGAGATAATTGAGCCTCGCTATCATGATCGGGAACATCGCAAAGCTCCTTACAGATACGATCTAGAACCATTTAGG GTTAGGAGGAAGGACTTTTGGTTGCTCTCAACCGCACGGAAGCTTTTAAAGGATTTTATCCCCAAACTTTCACATGACGCTGATGGTCTAATTTTTCAG GGTTGGGATGATCCGTATGTTCCAAGAACTCACGAGGGGCTTTTAAAGTGGAAATACCCTGAAATGAATTCAGTTGATTTTCTTTTTGAG ATAAGAGAAGATGGTGCAGAGTGTCTTTATTTGCATGAAGGAGGGAAAAAGCGGTTGATGGACAACGACGGTGTTGTTTTTGGAG ATGCTTTTGAGCCTAGTTCATCATACTCTGGAAAGATTATCGAGTGTTCGTGGGATTCAGAGGAAAATGTGTGGGTCTGCATGCGAGTTAGGGTGGACAAGTCAACCCCAAATGAGTTTAATACATACAGAAAG GTTATGAAAAGCATAAAGGATAATATTACGGAAGAAGTTTTGTTAAATGAGATAGATGAGATCATAAGTTTGCCTATGTATGCTGATCGTATTCAGATTGATAGCAGAAGCCAGAAGAAAGGGAAGCAGCCACCGAAAAAGATGTAA
- the LOC141647644 gene encoding uncharacterized protein LOC141647644 isoform X2 gives MSNVMDLNASPLPEDDEGYFEQHSAEDVMPHGRESSVETLHREREERRRRMRSDLVDDRPVRKNRPLDQDEGPQLKKFKSDRNKLPSGWLDCPNFGQEIAFTIPSKVPLDESFNDCIPAGKRYSFRQVPLQGENFKVGMVVDLTNTNRYYSTSDFKKQGVKYLKIRCQGRDAVPDNEAVNTFVFEVAQYLSNQPKQQPKKHVFVHCTHGHNRTGYMIVNYLMRTQQATSVTEAIQRFSKSRPPGIYKQDYIDSLYAFYHEPKPELVVCPPTPEWKRSSDFDLNGEALPEDDDGVPYAPINEKQENIVLMTNDNVLGDKIPDEQELQLRRLCLNMLRLRAPTRGSSQFPGSHPVSLDRENLQLLRQRYYYATWKADGTRYMLLLSADGCYLVDRSFKFRRVQMRFPCKNRNECHHFTLLDGEMIIDTIGPEKQERRYLIYDLIALNRVSMIERPFCERWKMIDKEIIEPRYHDREHRKAPYRYDLEPFRVRRKDFWLLSTARKLLKDFIPKLSHDADGLIFQGWDDPYVPRTHEGLLKWKYPEMNSVDFLFEIREDGAECLYLHEGGKKRLMDNDGVVFGDAFEPSSSYSGKIIECSWDSEENVWVCMRVRVDKSTPNEFNTYRKVMKSIKDNITEEVLLNEIDEIISLPMYADRIQIDSRSQKKGKQPPKKM, from the exons ATGAGTAATGTGATGGACTTGAATGCCTCACCGTTGCCTGAAGATGACGAAGGGTACTTTGAACAACATTCAGCAGAAGATGTTATGCCACATGGTCGTGAGTCATCCGTTGAAACCTTACATCGG GAGCGGGAAGAAAGACGACGGCGCATGAGGAGTGATCTGGTAGATGATAGGCCAGTGAGAAAAAATCGGCCTCTGGATCAGGATGAAGGGCCCCAATTAAAAAAGTTTAAATCTGACAGGAACAAGCTTCCTTCTG GTTGGCTGGATTGTCCAAACTTTGGTCAGGAAATTGCTTTTACTATCCCATCTAAAGTTCCGCTTGATGAATCGTTTAATGATTGTATCCCTGCTGGTAAAAGATATTCATTCCGTCAAGTGCCGTTACAAGGGGAAAATTTTAAA GTTGGTATGGTGGTGGACTTGACCAATACGAATCGATATTACTCAACGAGCGACTTTAAGAAACAAGGTGTTAAATATCTGAAG ATTCGCTGCCAAGGGCGTGATGCTGTGCCTGATAATGAAGCTGTAAATACTTTTGTTTTTGAG GTTGCACAATATTTATCCAATCAACCTAAGCAGCAGCCGAAGAAGCATGTGTTCGTTCATTGTACACATGGCCACAATCGTACTGGTTACATGATAGTTAATTATCTGATGCGAACACAGCAAGCTACTTCAGTGACCGAG GCTATACAAAGGTTTTCGAAATCGCGTCCGCCAGGAATCTACAAACAGGACTACATTGATTCATTATATGCTTTTTATCATGAACCCAAACCAGAATTGGTTGTCTGCCCTCCTACCCCGGAGTGGAAGAGATCCTCTGACTTTGATCTAAATGGTGAAGCTCTTCCAGAAGATGACGATGGTGTTCCTTACGCTCCTATCAAT GAGAAGCAGGAAAACATTGTTTTGATGACCAACGACAATGTTTTGGGAGATAAAATACCTGATGAACAAGAACTCCAATTGCGTAGATTATGCTTGAATATGCTACGGCTACGTGCGCCT aCAAGAGGGAGTTCACAATTTCCAGGGTCTCATCCAGTGTCACTTGACAG AGAAAACCTGCAGCTTCTGAGACAGCGTTATTACTATGCTACATGGAAAGCTGATGGCACAAGATATATGCTGCTGCTATCTGCTGATGGCTGTTACCTGGTAGATAGAAGTTTCAAATTTCGCAGGGTACAAATGAGATTTCCTTGCAAAAATCGGAATGAG TGTCACCATTTTACATTGCTCGATGGAGAAATGATCATTGATACCATAGGCCCTGAGAAGCAGGAGAGGAGATACCTGATCTATGACCTGATTGCATTAAATCGAGTATCCATGATTGAG CGGCCATTTTGTGAACGTTGGAAGATGATTGATAAAGAGATAATTGAGCCTCGCTATCATGATCGGGAACATCGCAAAGCTCCTTACAGATACGATCTAGAACCATTTAGG GTTAGGAGGAAGGACTTTTGGTTGCTCTCAACCGCACGGAAGCTTTTAAAGGATTTTATCCCCAAACTTTCACATGACGCTGATGGTCTAATTTTTCAG GGTTGGGATGATCCGTATGTTCCAAGAACTCACGAGGGGCTTTTAAAGTGGAAATACCCTGAAATGAATTCAGTTGATTTTCTTTTTGAG ATAAGAGAAGATGGTGCAGAGTGTCTTTATTTGCATGAAGGAGGGAAAAAGCGGTTGATGGACAACGACGGTGTTGTTTTTGGAG ATGCTTTTGAGCCTAGTTCATCATACTCTGGAAAGATTATCGAGTGTTCGTGGGATTCAGAGGAAAATGTGTGGGTCTGCATGCGAGTTAGGGTGGACAAGTCAACCCCAAATGAGTTTAATACATACAGAAAG GTTATGAAAAGCATAAAGGATAATATTACGGAAGAAGTTTTGTTAAATGAGATAGATGAGATCATAAGTTTGCCTATGTATGCTGATCGTATTCAGATTGATAGCAGAAGCCAGAAGAAAGGGAAGCAGCCACCGAAAAAGATGTAA
- the LOC141647644 gene encoding uncharacterized protein LOC141647644 isoform X3, with amino-acid sequence MRSDLVDDRPVRKNRPLDQDEGPQLKKFKSDRNKLPSGWLDCPNFGQEIAFTIPSKVPLDESFNDCIPAGKRYSFRQVPLQGENFKVGMVVDLTNTNRYYSTSDFKKQGVKYLKIRCQGRDAVPDNEAVNTFVFEILKLKKFQVAQYLSNQPKQQPKKHVFVHCTHGHNRTGYMIVNYLMRTQQATSVTEAIQRFSKSRPPGIYKQDYIDSLYAFYHEPKPELVVCPPTPEWKRSSDFDLNGEALPEDDDGVPYAPINEKQENIVLMTNDNVLGDKIPDEQELQLRRLCLNMLRLRAPTRGSSQFPGSHPVSLDRENLQLLRQRYYYATWKADGTRYMLLLSADGCYLVDRSFKFRRVQMRFPCKNRNECHHFTLLDGEMIIDTIGPEKQERRYLIYDLIALNRVSMIERPFCERWKMIDKEIIEPRYHDREHRKAPYRYDLEPFRVRRKDFWLLSTARKLLKDFIPKLSHDADGLIFQGWDDPYVPRTHEGLLKWKYPEMNSVDFLFEIREDGAECLYLHEGGKKRLMDNDGVVFGDAFEPSSSYSGKIIECSWDSEENVWVCMRVRVDKSTPNEFNTYRKVMKSIKDNITEEVLLNEIDEIISLPMYADRIQIDSRSQKKGKQPPKKM; translated from the exons ATGAGGAGTGATCTGGTAGATGATAGGCCAGTGAGAAAAAATCGGCCTCTGGATCAGGATGAAGGGCCCCAATTAAAAAAGTTTAAATCTGACAGGAACAAGCTTCCTTCTG GTTGGCTGGATTGTCCAAACTTTGGTCAGGAAATTGCTTTTACTATCCCATCTAAAGTTCCGCTTGATGAATCGTTTAATGATTGTATCCCTGCTGGTAAAAGATATTCATTCCGTCAAGTGCCGTTACAAGGGGAAAATTTTAAA GTTGGTATGGTGGTGGACTTGACCAATACGAATCGATATTACTCAACGAGCGACTTTAAGAAACAAGGTGTTAAATATCTGAAG ATTCGCTGCCAAGGGCGTGATGCTGTGCCTGATAATGAAGCTGTAAATACTTTTGTTTTTGAG ATCTTAAAGTTGAAGAAATTTCAGGTTGCACAATATTTATCCAATCAACCTAAGCAGCAGCCGAAGAAGCATGTGTTCGTTCATTGTACACATGGCCACAATCGTACTGGTTACATGATAGTTAATTATCTGATGCGAACACAGCAAGCTACTTCAGTGACCGAG GCTATACAAAGGTTTTCGAAATCGCGTCCGCCAGGAATCTACAAACAGGACTACATTGATTCATTATATGCTTTTTATCATGAACCCAAACCAGAATTGGTTGTCTGCCCTCCTACCCCGGAGTGGAAGAGATCCTCTGACTTTGATCTAAATGGTGAAGCTCTTCCAGAAGATGACGATGGTGTTCCTTACGCTCCTATCAAT GAGAAGCAGGAAAACATTGTTTTGATGACCAACGACAATGTTTTGGGAGATAAAATACCTGATGAACAAGAACTCCAATTGCGTAGATTATGCTTGAATATGCTACGGCTACGTGCGCCT aCAAGAGGGAGTTCACAATTTCCAGGGTCTCATCCAGTGTCACTTGACAG AGAAAACCTGCAGCTTCTGAGACAGCGTTATTACTATGCTACATGGAAAGCTGATGGCACAAGATATATGCTGCTGCTATCTGCTGATGGCTGTTACCTGGTAGATAGAAGTTTCAAATTTCGCAGGGTACAAATGAGATTTCCTTGCAAAAATCGGAATGAG TGTCACCATTTTACATTGCTCGATGGAGAAATGATCATTGATACCATAGGCCCTGAGAAGCAGGAGAGGAGATACCTGATCTATGACCTGATTGCATTAAATCGAGTATCCATGATTGAG CGGCCATTTTGTGAACGTTGGAAGATGATTGATAAAGAGATAATTGAGCCTCGCTATCATGATCGGGAACATCGCAAAGCTCCTTACAGATACGATCTAGAACCATTTAGG GTTAGGAGGAAGGACTTTTGGTTGCTCTCAACCGCACGGAAGCTTTTAAAGGATTTTATCCCCAAACTTTCACATGACGCTGATGGTCTAATTTTTCAG GGTTGGGATGATCCGTATGTTCCAAGAACTCACGAGGGGCTTTTAAAGTGGAAATACCCTGAAATGAATTCAGTTGATTTTCTTTTTGAG ATAAGAGAAGATGGTGCAGAGTGTCTTTATTTGCATGAAGGAGGGAAAAAGCGGTTGATGGACAACGACGGTGTTGTTTTTGGAG ATGCTTTTGAGCCTAGTTCATCATACTCTGGAAAGATTATCGAGTGTTCGTGGGATTCAGAGGAAAATGTGTGGGTCTGCATGCGAGTTAGGGTGGACAAGTCAACCCCAAATGAGTTTAATACATACAGAAAG GTTATGAAAAGCATAAAGGATAATATTACGGAAGAAGTTTTGTTAAATGAGATAGATGAGATCATAAGTTTGCCTATGTATGCTGATCGTATTCAGATTGATAGCAGAAGCCAGAAGAAAGGGAAGCAGCCACCGAAAAAGATGTAA
- the LOC141647644 gene encoding uncharacterized protein LOC141647644 isoform X4, translating to MRSDLVDDRPVRKNRPLDQDEGPQLKKFKSDRNKLPSGWLDCPNFGQEIAFTIPSKVPLDESFNDCIPAGKRYSFRQVPLQGENFKVGMVVDLTNTNRYYSTSDFKKQGVKYLKIRCQGRDAVPDNEAVNTFVFEVAQYLSNQPKQQPKKHVFVHCTHGHNRTGYMIVNYLMRTQQATSVTEAIQRFSKSRPPGIYKQDYIDSLYAFYHEPKPELVVCPPTPEWKRSSDFDLNGEALPEDDDGVPYAPINEKQENIVLMTNDNVLGDKIPDEQELQLRRLCLNMLRLRAPTRGSSQFPGSHPVSLDRENLQLLRQRYYYATWKADGTRYMLLLSADGCYLVDRSFKFRRVQMRFPCKNRNECHHFTLLDGEMIIDTIGPEKQERRYLIYDLIALNRVSMIERPFCERWKMIDKEIIEPRYHDREHRKAPYRYDLEPFRVRRKDFWLLSTARKLLKDFIPKLSHDADGLIFQGWDDPYVPRTHEGLLKWKYPEMNSVDFLFEIREDGAECLYLHEGGKKRLMDNDGVVFGDAFEPSSSYSGKIIECSWDSEENVWVCMRVRVDKSTPNEFNTYRKVMKSIKDNITEEVLLNEIDEIISLPMYADRIQIDSRSQKKGKQPPKKM from the exons ATGAGGAGTGATCTGGTAGATGATAGGCCAGTGAGAAAAAATCGGCCTCTGGATCAGGATGAAGGGCCCCAATTAAAAAAGTTTAAATCTGACAGGAACAAGCTTCCTTCTG GTTGGCTGGATTGTCCAAACTTTGGTCAGGAAATTGCTTTTACTATCCCATCTAAAGTTCCGCTTGATGAATCGTTTAATGATTGTATCCCTGCTGGTAAAAGATATTCATTCCGTCAAGTGCCGTTACAAGGGGAAAATTTTAAA GTTGGTATGGTGGTGGACTTGACCAATACGAATCGATATTACTCAACGAGCGACTTTAAGAAACAAGGTGTTAAATATCTGAAG ATTCGCTGCCAAGGGCGTGATGCTGTGCCTGATAATGAAGCTGTAAATACTTTTGTTTTTGAG GTTGCACAATATTTATCCAATCAACCTAAGCAGCAGCCGAAGAAGCATGTGTTCGTTCATTGTACACATGGCCACAATCGTACTGGTTACATGATAGTTAATTATCTGATGCGAACACAGCAAGCTACTTCAGTGACCGAG GCTATACAAAGGTTTTCGAAATCGCGTCCGCCAGGAATCTACAAACAGGACTACATTGATTCATTATATGCTTTTTATCATGAACCCAAACCAGAATTGGTTGTCTGCCCTCCTACCCCGGAGTGGAAGAGATCCTCTGACTTTGATCTAAATGGTGAAGCTCTTCCAGAAGATGACGATGGTGTTCCTTACGCTCCTATCAAT GAGAAGCAGGAAAACATTGTTTTGATGACCAACGACAATGTTTTGGGAGATAAAATACCTGATGAACAAGAACTCCAATTGCGTAGATTATGCTTGAATATGCTACGGCTACGTGCGCCT aCAAGAGGGAGTTCACAATTTCCAGGGTCTCATCCAGTGTCACTTGACAG AGAAAACCTGCAGCTTCTGAGACAGCGTTATTACTATGCTACATGGAAAGCTGATGGCACAAGATATATGCTGCTGCTATCTGCTGATGGCTGTTACCTGGTAGATAGAAGTTTCAAATTTCGCAGGGTACAAATGAGATTTCCTTGCAAAAATCGGAATGAG TGTCACCATTTTACATTGCTCGATGGAGAAATGATCATTGATACCATAGGCCCTGAGAAGCAGGAGAGGAGATACCTGATCTATGACCTGATTGCATTAAATCGAGTATCCATGATTGAG CGGCCATTTTGTGAACGTTGGAAGATGATTGATAAAGAGATAATTGAGCCTCGCTATCATGATCGGGAACATCGCAAAGCTCCTTACAGATACGATCTAGAACCATTTAGG GTTAGGAGGAAGGACTTTTGGTTGCTCTCAACCGCACGGAAGCTTTTAAAGGATTTTATCCCCAAACTTTCACATGACGCTGATGGTCTAATTTTTCAG GGTTGGGATGATCCGTATGTTCCAAGAACTCACGAGGGGCTTTTAAAGTGGAAATACCCTGAAATGAATTCAGTTGATTTTCTTTTTGAG ATAAGAGAAGATGGTGCAGAGTGTCTTTATTTGCATGAAGGAGGGAAAAAGCGGTTGATGGACAACGACGGTGTTGTTTTTGGAG ATGCTTTTGAGCCTAGTTCATCATACTCTGGAAAGATTATCGAGTGTTCGTGGGATTCAGAGGAAAATGTGTGGGTCTGCATGCGAGTTAGGGTGGACAAGTCAACCCCAAATGAGTTTAATACATACAGAAAG GTTATGAAAAGCATAAAGGATAATATTACGGAAGAAGTTTTGTTAAATGAGATAGATGAGATCATAAGTTTGCCTATGTATGCTGATCGTATTCAGATTGATAGCAGAAGCCAGAAGAAAGGGAAGCAGCCACCGAAAAAGATGTAA